The Triticum dicoccoides isolate Atlit2015 ecotype Zavitan unplaced genomic scaffold, WEW_v2.0 scaffold245249, whole genome shotgun sequence genome window below encodes:
- the LOC119345510 gene encoding uncharacterized protein LOC119345510, whose translation PPGPDRRGLFSCLYSGNCDQPPSFCFKCDLLASIPDLYEEACDRLPVDDMPAEAADQLISSMGKYVLCLGLMDPVTNIILNTIAHLPQDFRANPPLPHDCKRRRRSKRLAGAARPRDSWSSHIGPTCRRDTWPRDAAPSYLALRRFMVRYFGCLSEEQATQYLHWAGADLALAVLLVEHDLYAAELQLPDPATERTQAALMCAATCASHPAPDALVRLHTTPVPLERLHAAAPFLRPGGPKLTVDDVNTLVDLLRYQCSALLDLQVKLLPGGREAVVYCRNLKPDEGKLEICNSTSSVDGFDVVSIKVQRHGDLFASMRSDPQDKRSMISTLLAKAAKTSRSRGLVESCNGDACEYTESLRMRLHGVIHTFYLKVFIMLPPSTGLIRNILWAGHCYGPIDPVSNIIVNSIWHSIVYPLPLSEIKEYHIIDTLSMLRVEVRSLEGLMALVRGNSKSGCLTQGVMEHLSRKCCDLSEETHTLQQFAAAAATAQHPQHAALGLFLASVTPDVLNDLRRLLTTDTNGVVSCESLGKIEHLLRQKAVTLDPKPPKVAKLCEEAKETLVKMKSYYNRMKLYLGSELEKLLRKYASEHPREPKYVLSVIYGVVDGSKSLDRECYHVNFVAASKSGTAGNQLFFAKLN comes from the coding sequence CCGCCGGGTCCTGATCGCAGGGGGCTCTTCTCCTGCCTCTACAGCGGCAACTGCGACCAACCCCCTAGCTTCTGTTTCAAATGCGATCTCCTCGCATCCATCCCTGACTTATACGAGGAGGCGTGCGACCGGCTGCCCGTCGACGACATGCCAGCCGAAGCCGCCGACCAACTGATCTCATCCATGGGCAAATACGTCCTCTGTCTCGGCCTCATGGACCCCGTCACCAACATCATCCTCAACACCATCGCCCACCTCCCGCAGGACTTCCGAGCAAACCCACCGCTTCCGCATGACtgtaagaggaggaggaggtccaaGAGGTTGGCTGGTGCAGCGCGGCCAAGGGATAGTTGGTCCAGCCACATTGGGCCAACATGCCGCAGGGATACCTGGCCCAGAGATGCCGCACCATCCTACCTGGCTCTCCGCAGGTTCATGGTGAGATACTTTGGATGCCTCAGTGAAGAACAGGCCACCCAGTACCTCCACTGGGCGGGCGCTGACCTGGCCCTGGCCGTCCTGCTCGTCGAGCACGATCTATATGCTGCTGAGCTTCAGCTCCCTGACCCCGCCACTGAAAGGACGCAAGCCGCCCTCATGTGCGCCGCAACCTGTGCATCGCACCCAGCGCCTGACGCCCTGGTGCGGCTCCACACGACGCCAGTTCCACTAGAGCGGCTCCACGCCGCCGCCCCGTTTCTCAGGCCAGGAGGGCCAAAGCTCACTGTCGACGACGTCAACACCCTCGTGGATCTACTGCGGTACCAGTGCAGTGCCCTCCTTGACCTCCAGGTGAAACTGCTGCCAGGAGGAAGAGAGGCCGTCGTGTACTGCCGGAACCTCAAGCCCGATGAAGGGAAGCTTGAGATTTGCAACAGCACGAGCTCCGTGGATGGATTCGATGTTGTAAGCATCAAGGTCCAGCGTCATGGGGACCTCTTTGCGTCCATGCGGTCTGATCCTCAAGACAAGAGGTCCATGATATCGACGCTTTTAGCCAAGGCCGCGAAAACCTCTCGAAGCCGTGGTTTGGTAGAGAGCTGCAATGGCGATGCATGTGAGTACACCGAGTCTCTCAGGATGAGGCTTCATGGTGTAATCCACACTTTCTATCTCAAAGTGTTCATCATGTTGCCCCCCTCTACGGGGCTCATCCGCAACATATTGTGGGCTGGCCACTGCTATGGCCCCATAGACCCTGTCTCCAACATCATTGTCAACTCCATTTGGCACAGCATAGTGTACCCGCTACCCCTCTCTGAAATCAAAGAGTATCACATCATCGACACCCTATCTATGCTTCGAGTGGAGGTCCGTTCCCTGGAAGGCCTAATGGCCCTCGTCCGAGGAAACTCTAAGTCTGGCTGCTTGACACAAGGGGTGATGGAGCACCTCTCTCGCAAATGTTGTGACCTGTCCGAGGAGACGCACACCTTGCAGCAGTTTGCTGCCGCAGCCGCAACCGCTCAACACCCACAGCATGCTGCACTAGGGCTATTCCTCGCGTCCGTGACGCCCGATGTGCTGAATGACCTACGGCGCTTGCTGACCACCGACACCAATGGTGTGGTCTCCTGTGAATCTCTTGGCAAAATAGAGCACTTACTCCGACAAAAAGCAGTGACGTTGGATCCCAAACCTCCCAAGGTGGCCAAATTGTGCGAGGAGGCTAAGGAGACTCTGGTAAAAATGAAGTCATATTATAACAGAATGAAGTTATACCTTGGCTCTGAGCTTGAAAAGCTGCTGCGGAAATATGCCTCTGAGCATCCTCGG